One window from the genome of [Clostridium] celerecrescens 18A encodes:
- a CDS encoding LacI family DNA-binding transcriptional regulator: MKRPGLKDVAEKAGVSIATVSYVINNTPSQSLSPETIKRVNDAIKELGYIPNLAARTLVNNKSNLLGVLIPQTESGKELMFSNPFYGDFMSAAEYTARKSGYHIMISGADSGQTYAEVARTRGLDGVIVVGMNDDEECRQLKTLNIPVVLVDSYCEVSGFHRVGVDDMQGGYMATKYLLEKGLRRIAHVTGHVNDRGVNFLRHKGYEKALGEYGVSPVKSLLLSGEVSFEYGCEMGEYLAGMDERPDGVFVSADILAVGLCMGLRGRGVKVPKDISVIGFDDSLLSKTCDPPLTTIHQDVAAKGAEAVKLLINENHTLQNKVFPLTLVERGSVR, translated from the coding sequence ATGAAGCGGCCTGGTTTAAAGGATGTGGCTGAAAAAGCGGGGGTTTCTATAGCCACGGTGTCTTATGTAATCAATAATACGCCCTCGCAAAGCTTAAGCCCTGAAACAATTAAGCGGGTGAATGACGCCATAAAGGAACTGGGATACATTCCCAACCTGGCAGCCCGCACCCTGGTAAACAACAAAAGCAATTTATTAGGAGTTCTGATACCACAGACGGAATCAGGAAAAGAATTAATGTTCTCTAATCCCTTTTATGGTGATTTCATGTCGGCGGCGGAGTATACTGCCAGAAAAAGCGGTTATCACATCATGATTTCCGGTGCCGATTCCGGCCAGACTTACGCGGAAGTGGCCAGAACCCGGGGACTGGACGGCGTGATCGTGGTGGGAATGAATGACGACGAGGAATGCCGTCAGTTAAAAACCTTAAACATCCCAGTGGTACTGGTGGACAGTTACTGCGAAGTTTCCGGCTTTCACAGGGTCGGCGTGGACGATATGCAGGGCGGGTATATGGCGACTAAGTACCTGTTGGAAAAGGGGCTTAGAAGAATTGCCCACGTGACCGGGCATGTCAATGACAGGGGCGTGAATTTTCTGCGTCATAAGGGGTATGAAAAGGCTCTGGGAGAGTACGGGGTGAGCCCGGTGAAATCCTTGCTATTGTCGGGGGAGGTGTCCTTTGAATACGGCTGTGAAATGGGGGAATATCTGGCTGGAATGGACGAACGGCCCGACGGAGTGTTTGTTTCTGCAGACATTCTGGCGGTGGGCTTATGTATGGGACTGCGCGGGAGGGGCGTAAAGGTTCCAAAGGACATTTCGGTCATAGGTTTTGATGATTCGCTGCTTTCCAAAACCTGTGATCCGCCTCTTACCACCATACATCAGGATGTGGCGGCAAAGGGGGCGGAAGCGGTGAAACTTCTGATAAATGAGAACCACACACTACAGAACAAGGTATTTCCATTAACTTTGGTAGAAAGGGGATCAGTGCGCTGA
- a CDS encoding ABC transporter substrate-binding protein codes for MMKLAKKCKWAVSAMVCTAVLLSGCSSKTAEKPKAGEAVTIRLDQFSGSGASEGALKEMIAKFNEQYPDIKVELQSFGYDDYFTQLQSKIVGGSAADVFELNFENFVAYASEDVLLDIGSLIGDTSGFNQTALEAFQYEGKQFGIPNSFSNVVLVYNKDLFDKAGAAYPTDDWTWTEMLEAAKKIRALSGDTYGLYRPVSFHEFYKGVKQNGGSLLSEDGRKFTINLPQNVETLEIMSGWVTDSNVMPSDAQMGGMGDWDLFKSGRLGMIITGIWAFSDFTDNCDFDWDVAVEPGNTVKATHFFSNAYVVNKETPNPEAAAALAAFLAGSKEAAQIRVDSSWELPPVIYQDVLDSYRKVTPPENREAVFKSLDYLVTPPVVKQQSEMQEIITKHLNNAISGNVTAKDALDACQAELEQKIK; via the coding sequence ATGATGAAGTTAGCAAAAAAATGTAAATGGGCCGTAAGTGCAATGGTATGTACCGCAGTTTTACTTTCAGGCTGCAGTTCCAAAACTGCAGAAAAACCCAAGGCCGGAGAAGCAGTCACAATCCGTCTGGACCAGTTTTCGGGCAGCGGTGCGTCTGAGGGGGCACTGAAAGAAATGATTGCAAAATTCAATGAGCAGTACCCAGACATCAAGGTGGAACTGCAAAGCTTTGGCTATGATGATTATTTCACTCAGTTACAGTCTAAAATCGTCGGCGGCAGTGCGGCAGACGTATTTGAACTGAATTTTGAGAATTTCGTGGCCTATGCGTCGGAAGATGTTCTTTTGGACATCGGCTCTTTGATAGGGGATACATCAGGCTTTAACCAGACGGCTTTGGAAGCCTTCCAGTACGAGGGGAAACAATTTGGAATTCCCAATTCCTTCTCCAACGTAGTGCTTGTATATAACAAGGATTTATTTGACAAGGCAGGAGCCGCCTATCCCACCGACGACTGGACCTGGACGGAAATGTTAGAAGCCGCAAAGAAGATCCGTGCTCTCTCCGGAGACACCTATGGTTTATACCGTCCCGTAAGTTTCCATGAATTTTACAAAGGGGTGAAGCAGAACGGCGGAAGCTTGTTGAGCGAAGATGGCAGGAAGTTTACGATTAATTTGCCGCAGAATGTGGAAACCCTGGAAATTATGTCCGGTTGGGTGACGGACAGCAATGTCATGCCTTCGGACGCACAAATGGGGGGCATGGGCGACTGGGATTTGTTTAAATCCGGACGTCTGGGCATGATTATAACCGGAATCTGGGCCTTCAGTGACTTTACCGATAACTGCGATTTTGACTGGGACGTGGCGGTGGAGCCTGGGAATACCGTAAAAGCCACACACTTTTTCTCAAATGCCTATGTGGTAAACAAAGAAACCCCTAATCCTGAAGCTGCCGCCGCTTTGGCTGCTTTTCTGGCAGGAAGCAAGGAAGCCGCACAAATCAGGGTGGATTCAAGCTGGGAACTTCCGCCTGTTATCTATCAGGATGTTCTTGATTCCTATCGAAAGGTCACCCCGCCGGAGAACCGGGAAGCGGTATTTAAATCCCTGGATTATCTTGTAACGCCGCCGGTGGTGAAACAGCAGTCTGAAATGCAGGAGATCATCACCAAGCACTTAAACAACGCTATTTCCGGTAACGTTACCGCTAAAGACGCGCTGGATGCATGTCAGGCAGAACTGGAACAGAAAATCAAATGA
- a CDS encoding glycoside hydrolase family 125 protein: MQDCYMPTGNEFVSLPTLNQTTASIESFTVLHMGYKGMLAFWGGESEPLIRPFVQAEEGDLLCDLEWKRERDWIPRFESVKDGIRTEGVFLAPIGQKAFAIRLTVVNHSGKERELSCGFSGAWGKVTHSVNEDKTVTGERKVYHSGWNDGPVFDLSIGMPVMAFAPMTALPVKWEFEQGEEIRYIGTHDCLLKSGESVVLDIFWGVGFEEVAAATAAKELLRQSFDAVYEETLCWLSKRQKTVGIRSVDSLLNRNLFFNFFYATGMTMDTEEVVMVTSRSPRYYVSAAYWDRDSLLWSFPSILKADPQYAKELLDYVFTRQIKQIGIHSRYIDGTVLEPGFELDELCAPLMALSRYVNDTGETDLLQESHIEKGVKKILSILQSKRSKALHLYETFLQPTDDMRVYPYGTYNNVLTWRCLRDLGKLYHNLWPTETLKWLEEEVLSLFDAIRTHCVKVYQGKTIFAWSVDEAGNWDVYDEPPGSLELLPYLGFCGKDDSVWQNTVEMIRSPDYPYSFAGKPFSDIGCPHAPHPWILSVANGLISGRKEASLDFLRRASMDNGIACESVDEMTGECSTGAAFATCAGFLSYCLMEGMNEGGAENDPV; this comes from the coding sequence ATGCAAGATTGCTATATGCCCACGGGGAACGAATTTGTCAGCCTGCCGACATTGAACCAGACTACGGCTTCGATAGAAAGCTTTACGGTGCTGCATATGGGCTATAAAGGGATGCTGGCTTTTTGGGGTGGCGAAAGCGAACCCCTCATACGGCCTTTTGTGCAGGCGGAGGAAGGGGATCTGCTCTGTGATTTGGAATGGAAGCGGGAACGGGACTGGATTCCCAGGTTTGAGTCGGTGAAGGACGGTATTCGTACAGAAGGTGTTTTTCTGGCTCCTATAGGCCAGAAGGCCTTTGCCATACGGTTGACCGTTGTGAATCATTCCGGCAAAGAACGGGAGCTATCCTGTGGTTTCAGCGGGGCGTGGGGAAAAGTGACTCACAGCGTCAACGAGGATAAGACGGTTACGGGAGAGAGAAAGGTTTACCATTCCGGCTGGAATGACGGCCCGGTCTTTGATTTGTCCATTGGAATGCCGGTTATGGCATTTGCACCTATGACGGCATTGCCGGTTAAATGGGAATTTGAACAGGGGGAGGAAATACGCTACATAGGGACCCATGATTGCTTGTTAAAATCCGGAGAATCCGTGGTACTGGACATTTTCTGGGGCGTGGGCTTTGAAGAGGTGGCTGCGGCCACGGCGGCTAAGGAGCTTTTGCGGCAGAGTTTTGACGCGGTTTATGAGGAAACCCTGTGCTGGCTGTCAAAGCGTCAGAAAACCGTAGGCATACGGTCAGTGGATTCCCTGTTAAACCGGAACTTGTTTTTTAACTTCTTTTATGCAACGGGTATGACCATGGATACGGAGGAAGTGGTCATGGTCACCTCCAGAAGCCCCAGGTATTACGTCAGCGCAGCCTATTGGGACAGGGACAGCCTGCTTTGGAGTTTTCCTTCCATTCTAAAGGCGGATCCGCAGTATGCAAAGGAACTTCTGGATTACGTATTTACCCGTCAAATCAAACAAATTGGCATTCACAGCCGTTACATAGACGGGACAGTGCTGGAACCGGGATTTGAACTGGATGAACTGTGCGCCCCCTTAATGGCTCTTAGCCGTTACGTCAATGACACGGGAGAGACTGACCTTTTACAGGAAAGCCATATTGAGAAAGGAGTAAAGAAAATCCTTTCGATACTACAGTCCAAGCGAAGCAAGGCCCTTCATTTGTATGAAACTTTTTTACAGCCCACGGACGACATGCGGGTTTATCCTTATGGTACGTATAACAATGTTTTAACTTGGCGGTGCCTGCGGGATTTGGGGAAACTGTATCATAATTTGTGGCCTACTGAAACGCTTAAGTGGCTGGAAGAGGAAGTTTTGAGCTTGTTTGATGCCATTAGAACCCATTGTGTAAAGGTGTATCAGGGTAAAACGATTTTTGCCTGGTCCGTAGATGAGGCTGGGAACTGGGATGTATACGATGAACCGCCGGGCAGCCTGGAGCTGTTGCCCTATTTAGGTTTTTGCGGCAAGGATGATTCTGTTTGGCAAAATACTGTTGAGATGATAAGAAGTCCGGATTATCCATATTCTTTTGCAGGAAAGCCTTTTTCTGACATTGGCTGCCCCCATGCGCCTCATCCCTGGATACTGAGCGTCGCCAACGGACTGATCAGCGGCAGAAAGGAAGCGTCTTTAGACTTTCTACGCAGGGCTTCCATGGATAATGGAATCGCCTGTGAAAGCGTAGATGAAATGACAGGCGAATGTAGCACAGGAGCCGCGTTTGCGACCTGTGCAGGATTTTTGTCCTATTGTTTGATGGAAGGGATGAATGAGGGAGGTGCGGAAAATGATCCAGTATGA
- a CDS encoding carbohydrate ABC transporter permease gives MYKKQGIRAFIFLLPSMAGLVLFNLIPIFASLLLSLTDWSGLSRVRLFHGFFQFVGDKFVGFSNYSQLVKDPEFWMVLRHNAYFILLYLPLVLLFSFMVALIIQRKSRMAGIYRMLYYIPVLTSWVAGALIWKWMLSPEYGPINNALSAIGIKGPLWLQSESWAMPSIVLASVWKDMGFYGMILLSGLLAINPEYYEAAEIDGAGYFQKFKSITLPLLSPILFYVIMLSLINAFQLFPQIMVMTKNGDAGPNGATMVMVERIYKYAFKFGRMGYAAAWSWVLFVIIFGFTVLQNVLQRKWVYYES, from the coding sequence ATGTATAAAAAACAGGGGATAAGAGCCTTTATCTTTCTTTTGCCAAGTATGGCCGGACTTGTGCTGTTTAATCTGATTCCTATTTTTGCCTCGCTGCTGCTTAGTCTCACCGATTGGTCGGGGTTAAGCAGGGTAAGGCTGTTCCACGGTTTTTTTCAATTTGTCGGTGACAAGTTCGTGGGTTTTTCTAATTATTCCCAACTTGTCAAAGATCCTGAATTTTGGATGGTATTGAGGCATAACGCCTATTTTATTCTGCTTTACCTTCCGCTTGTACTGCTGTTTTCTTTCATGGTCGCCCTGATTATTCAGAGGAAGAGCCGCATGGCCGGTATTTACCGGATGCTTTATTACATACCGGTGCTGACCAGCTGGGTGGCGGGTGCCTTGATCTGGAAATGGATGTTAAGTCCGGAGTACGGGCCGATCAACAATGCCTTGTCAGCCATCGGTATTAAGGGGCCTTTGTGGCTCCAGAGCGAGAGCTGGGCAATGCCCTCCATCGTCCTGGCCAGTGTATGGAAGGACATGGGATTTTACGGAATGATTCTGCTTAGCGGCCTTTTGGCCATAAATCCAGAGTACTACGAGGCCGCCGAGATTGACGGGGCGGGATATTTTCAAAAGTTTAAAAGCATCACTCTGCCCCTGCTGTCCCCGATTTTGTTCTACGTCATTATGCTGTCCCTGATCAATGCCTTTCAGCTTTTTCCGCAGATCATGGTCATGACCAAGAACGGCGACGCAGGACCCAATGGAGCCACCATGGTCATGGTGGAGCGGATTTACAAATACGCCTTTAAATTTGGCCGAATGGGTTATGCGGCGGCCTGGTCCTGGGTGTTGTTTGTCATTATTTTTGGTTTTACCGTACTGCAAAACGTGCTGCAAAGAAAGTGGGTGTACTATGAGTCGTAA
- a CDS encoding VOC family protein — MDKPIEDMRLAQIGFLVNDIEKTKKEFARFFGVEEPETVNSGEFEITKTEYRGEPAPKAKCYMTFFYFGDLQMELIQPNEEPSIWKEHLEQFGEGIHHISFHVKGMKKTISACEDWGMELLQKGEYRRGNGRYAFMDALDSLKVVVELLERDE; from the coding sequence ATGGACAAACCAATTGAGGACATGAGACTGGCACAGATTGGATTTCTGGTAAATGATATTGAGAAGACAAAAAAGGAGTTTGCACGCTTTTTCGGGGTAGAGGAACCTGAAACCGTAAATAGCGGTGAATTTGAGATTACAAAGACGGAATACAGAGGAGAGCCGGCACCAAAGGCAAAGTGCTACATGACATTCTTCTATTTCGGAGATTTACAGATGGAACTGATCCAGCCAAATGAAGAGCCAAGCATCTGGAAGGAGCATTTAGAACAGTTTGGTGAAGGAATCCATCATATATCCTTTCATGTAAAAGGTATGAAAAAGACCATCAGCGCCTGTGAGGATTGGGGAATGGAACTGCTGCAAAAAGGTGAGTACAGGAGAGGAAATGGAAGATATGCATTCATGGATGCACTGGACAGCCTGAAAGTAGTAGTAGAACTGCTAGAGCGTGACGAATAA
- a CDS encoding Gfo/Idh/MocA family protein, translating to MKGIKKVKTAVIGCGAISRIYIENMAKTFEILELVGCCDLNRQLAEETAAAYGIRAMTMEEILGDTEIEIVVNLTNPAAHYQVIKNLLEHGKHVYTEKVLSADITQAKELTALAAVKGKLLCSAPDTFLGAAVQTARYLVESGMIGTVTSSVAVLQRDARLLAEKFPYTAKSGGGIGIDVGIYYTTAMINVLGEVMEVCGMSGVSMPEQKHYFVKNDNFGETYSQESETYLMGNLRFKSGCMGTLHFNSRSIRTEKPYVSFYGTEGIIFLEDPNFFGGDVKVILKGRAEPIVFPHTHGYDGDDRGLGVAEMAWALRKGRVPRTNGDMAFHALEILTGIIESGETKGFYEMKSGFERQPMLPRGYLGGNYAQNQPEGALSF from the coding sequence ATGAAAGGAATAAAGAAAGTAAAGACAGCGGTAATCGGGTGCGGAGCCATTAGCCGGATCTATATTGAAAATATGGCAAAGACCTTTGAAATCCTGGAATTGGTAGGATGCTGCGATTTAAACCGTCAGTTGGCAGAAGAAACAGCGGCTGCTTACGGTATTCGCGCTATGACAATGGAAGAAATTCTGGGGGATACGGAAATTGAAATCGTGGTGAATCTGACCAATCCTGCTGCTCACTACCAGGTGATAAAGAATCTTCTGGAGCATGGGAAGCATGTGTATACGGAAAAGGTGCTGTCTGCTGACATTACCCAGGCAAAAGAGCTGACAGCCCTGGCCGCTGTGAAGGGAAAGCTGCTTTGCAGCGCACCGGACACATTTCTGGGGGCGGCTGTGCAGACTGCCAGGTATCTGGTGGAATCGGGCATGATTGGAACCGTGACTTCCAGCGTGGCAGTCCTTCAACGGGATGCCCGCCTTTTGGCTGAGAAATTTCCCTACACCGCTAAATCAGGAGGCGGAATCGGGATTGATGTGGGAATTTATTATACCACAGCCATGATTAACGTGCTGGGAGAAGTAATGGAAGTGTGCGGAATGTCCGGTGTTTCCATGCCGGAGCAGAAGCATTACTTTGTAAAGAATGATAATTTTGGGGAGACTTATTCCCAGGAATCAGAGACATACCTTATGGGTAACCTGCGTTTTAAAAGCGGCTGTATGGGAACGCTCCACTTTAATTCCAGAAGCATCCGCACGGAAAAACCTTATGTGTCATTCTACGGCACGGAAGGTATCATATTCCTGGAGGATCCCAACTTTTTTGGCGGCGATGTGAAGGTTATCTTAAAAGGCCGGGCAGAACCTATCGTATTCCCGCATACCCATGGATACGATGGCGATGACAGAGGGCTTGGAGTTGCAGAGATGGCCTGGGCCTTAAGAAAAGGGCGCGTGCCCAGGACAAATGGCGATATGGCATTTCATGCTTTGGAAATTCTTACGGGAATCATTGAAAGCGGGGAAACAAAAGGGTTTTATGAGATGAAATCCGGATTTGAGAGACAGCCTATGCTGCCAAGAGGATATCTGGGCGGGAATTATGCGCAGAACCAGCCGGAGGGAGCATTGAGTTTTTAG
- a CDS encoding glycoside hydrolase family 65 protein, producing MIQYEPWMIRCEGKEDPTFLESIFSQANGYLGSRCAFFLDGAKAHERCSYLAGGFEYISPGVTDMVNLPDLFHFQLSLGKGEYRTFSQSLDMRNGLFERKSVWKDKEGRETQIDISRFISMDNKHLSALSLELTALNYSGNAAVFMGIDGKTVNLPVDDDQTKDNLDTVSLLTVSETETAEDYCFLKADSKASSRLHVAMTARMIQNRGTAKDASVPDCPAKELNIPLVEGEMVRIEKIIYTEAVLTDPETFPHGGHDLRPHVIKRSFAELLKDSEAAWKTRWNQADIQITQKGNDSSLQSALRYNLFQLIQNCPWEDPTVSIGARGLTHGRYKGCCFWDTDIFLLPFYLYTDPQAARNLILFRLNTLPDAKKNAKALNLPGARYPWMCAIGGIEQCQSWDIGRCEIHITADVAYAVENYLKVSGDETLDSRSAQLYVETARYWAGRFSYDKRKDTYNLLFVKGPDEYCGVSGNNAYTVLLARHNLRLALQAVRRKEAEASIPEMKKWRDIIEKSRIEYDSDRDLYIQDDNFLRLEAFPGQKAGDGSAAYHQYDFDWLQRYQVLKQADLVLLMVLKPDCFTDREQKAIWDFYEPLTLHDSSLSFGIHAWAAAKLGLEQKAYEYFDKSLFLDLENRMKNTGREGIHLAAAGATWQAVVFGFAGLALGTGGRPQLSPRLPKDWERLSFHFYIKGKWYLAVIDEKGGKIEAEEE from the coding sequence ATGATCCAGTATGAACCATGGATGATTCGGTGTGAGGGCAAAGAAGATCCAACATTTTTGGAAAGCATATTCAGCCAGGCAAACGGCTATCTGGGTTCCCGCTGTGCGTTTTTCTTGGACGGGGCAAAGGCTCATGAGCGCTGCAGCTATCTGGCAGGGGGGTTTGAGTATATCAGCCCCGGTGTTACGGATATGGTGAACTTACCGGATCTGTTTCATTTCCAGCTTTCCCTGGGGAAAGGGGAGTACCGGACCTTCTCCCAATCCCTGGATATGCGAAACGGCCTTTTTGAGAGGAAGTCGGTGTGGAAAGATAAGGAAGGAAGAGAAACACAAATTGATATTTCCCGCTTTATCAGCATGGACAATAAACACTTATCGGCCCTTTCACTGGAATTAACGGCCTTAAACTACAGCGGGAATGCAGCTGTTTTCATGGGCATTGACGGGAAAACCGTAAACCTCCCAGTGGATGACGACCAGACCAAGGATAACTTGGATACCGTGTCTTTGCTCACCGTTTCAGAAACGGAAACGGCAGAAGACTACTGTTTTTTGAAGGCTGACAGCAAAGCTTCCAGCCGTTTGCACGTAGCCATGACCGCCCGCATGATTCAGAACCGGGGTACGGCAAAGGACGCTTCGGTGCCTGACTGTCCGGCGAAAGAACTGAACATTCCTCTGGTAGAAGGGGAAATGGTGAGGATCGAAAAGATCATCTATACGGAAGCAGTTTTAACGGATCCGGAAACATTCCCTCACGGCGGGCATGACTTGCGTCCCCACGTTATAAAACGTTCGTTTGCAGAACTGTTAAAAGACAGTGAAGCGGCCTGGAAAACCCGCTGGAACCAAGCCGATATACAAATCACCCAAAAAGGAAACGATAGTTCCCTTCAGTCCGCCCTGCGATATAACTTATTCCAGCTCATTCAGAATTGCCCATGGGAGGACCCGACGGTCAGCATTGGCGCAAGGGGCTTGACCCATGGACGGTACAAAGGCTGCTGCTTTTGGGATACGGACATTTTCCTGCTTCCGTTTTACCTGTATACGGACCCACAGGCTGCAAGAAATCTGATCCTGTTCCGGTTAAACACTCTGCCGGATGCAAAGAAGAACGCAAAAGCGCTGAATCTGCCAGGAGCAAGGTATCCCTGGATGTGTGCCATAGGAGGCATAGAACAATGCCAAAGCTGGGACATCGGGCGCTGTGAGATTCACATTACCGCAGACGTAGCCTATGCGGTTGAAAACTACTTAAAGGTTTCAGGAGATGAAACCCTGGATAGCCGTTCAGCACAGCTGTATGTGGAAACCGCCAGGTATTGGGCCGGAAGGTTTTCCTATGACAAGAGAAAGGACACATATAACCTGCTCTTTGTTAAGGGACCCGACGAATACTGCGGCGTTTCGGGAAACAACGCCTATACGGTACTTTTGGCCCGCCATAATCTACGGCTGGCTTTGCAGGCAGTCCGGAGGAAGGAAGCGGAAGCAAGCATTCCGGAAATGAAAAAGTGGCGGGACATCATAGAAAAAAGCCGGATTGAGTACGATTCTGACAGAGACTTGTACATACAGGACGACAATTTCCTCCGGCTGGAAGCTTTTCCCGGACAAAAGGCCGGAGATGGAAGCGCAGCCTATCATCAGTACGATTTTGACTGGCTCCAAAGGTATCAGGTGTTAAAACAGGCAGATCTGGTACTGCTCATGGTCTTAAAGCCAGACTGTTTTACCGATCGGGAACAAAAAGCTATCTGGGATTTTTATGAACCGCTTACACTTCATGATTCCAGCTTAAGCTTTGGGATTCATGCATGGGCGGCGGCGAAACTGGGCCTGGAGCAGAAAGCTTATGAATATTTTGACAAAAGCCTGTTTCTGGATCTGGAGAACCGGATGAAGAATACGGGACGGGAAGGCATTCATTTGGCAGCGGCAGGCGCCACCTGGCAGGCGGTTGTTTTTGGTTTCGCAGGTCTGGCACTGGGAACCGGCGGCAGGCCGCAGCTATCTCCCAGACTTCCGAAGGACTGGGAACGTTTATCGTTTCACTTTTATATAAAAGGAAAGTGGTACCTGGCAGTTATTGACGAAAAAGGCGGAAAGATAGAAGCAGAAGAGGAATAA
- a CDS encoding GH1 family beta-glucosidase yields MGQRQFPEGFAWGAATASYQIEGAWDEDGRGETIWDRYCQVPGNVLNGDDGKIACDHYHRYKEDVALMKRMGIKAYRFSIAWSRIFPKGYGEVNEKGLEFYSRLIDELLDAGIEPYITLYHWDLPQALQDIGGWANPQMPEYFLEYAKVVIDAFHGKVKKWITLNEPYCAAFLGNSEGRQAPGIRDFSTAVQVSYYLYVAHGLAVDYFRKKGCDGEIGITLNLMGRLPLTGKPEDIQAAARADGYLNRWFAEPIVYGRYPQEMLEFYRSKGVRLPEFKEEHMKLIGQKLDFIGLNYYNDFHVKADDSVWPLGFKIENPKYVPVNDRNWPVTEQGLVTMLLRMKNEYGIDKIYITENGTSFPDVVSMEGKVEDGARKDYLHRHLTALWEAISQGVNVQGYFQWSLYDNFEWSFGYSSRFGIVFVDFNTQERIIKESGHWYSNVIEQNAV; encoded by the coding sequence ATGGGACAGAGACAGTTTCCGGAAGGCTTTGCATGGGGGGCGGCTACTGCGTCATACCAGATTGAAGGCGCTTGGGATGAAGACGGAAGAGGAGAAACGATATGGGACAGGTATTGCCAGGTTCCCGGTAATGTTTTAAATGGAGATGATGGAAAAATAGCATGTGACCATTATCACAGATACAAAGAGGATGTAGCTCTGATGAAGCGTATGGGAATCAAGGCTTACCGGTTCTCCATTGCCTGGTCCAGGATTTTTCCAAAGGGATATGGGGAAGTCAATGAAAAGGGGCTTGAATTTTACAGCCGTCTTATTGATGAACTTCTGGATGCGGGAATCGAACCGTATATCACGTTATACCACTGGGATCTTCCTCAGGCCCTGCAGGATATAGGCGGATGGGCCAATCCCCAGATGCCGGAATATTTTTTGGAATACGCAAAGGTTGTTATAGATGCATTTCATGGCAAGGTGAAGAAATGGATCACATTAAATGAACCTTATTGCGCTGCGTTTCTAGGCAATTCCGAGGGGCGTCAGGCTCCCGGTATCCGGGATTTTTCGACAGCAGTGCAGGTGTCATACTATCTTTATGTAGCACACGGTCTTGCAGTGGATTATTTCCGTAAAAAAGGCTGTGACGGGGAAATTGGAATTACCTTAAACCTGATGGGAAGGCTTCCTCTTACGGGTAAGCCAGAGGATATACAGGCAGCAGCCAGGGCAGATGGGTATTTAAACCGCTGGTTTGCTGAGCCTATTGTGTACGGCAGATATCCACAGGAAATGTTGGAGTTTTACCGTTCCAAAGGTGTAAGACTTCCGGAATTTAAAGAGGAGCACATGAAGCTCATTGGACAGAAGCTGGATTTCATCGGCCTGAATTATTACAATGACTTTCATGTGAAGGCGGATGACAGCGTATGGCCTCTTGGGTTTAAGATAGAGAATCCCAAATACGTTCCCGTCAATGACAGGAACTGGCCGGTAACAGAGCAAGGCCTGGTAACGATGCTTTTACGGATGAAGAATGAGTATGGAATTGACAAGATCTACATAACGGAAAATGGCACTTCCTTCCCGGATGTGGTTTCCATGGAAGGAAAAGTAGAAGACGGCGCAAGGAAGGATTATCTCCACAGGCATTTAACAGCACTTTGGGAGGCCATTTCCCAGGGAGTTAATGTTCAGGGATATTTTCAGTGGTCTTTGTATGACAATTTTGAGTGGTCATTCGGATATAGCAGCCGTTTCGGAATCGTATTCGTGGACTTCAATACCCAGGAAAGAATTATTAAGGAAAGCGGACACTGGTATTCAAATGTAATTGAGCAGAATGCGGTATAG